A section of the Aigarchaeota archaeon genome encodes:
- a CDS encoding HAD family phosphatase, with the protein MSRKSATKLVVLDCDGVLVDGYVSIFIADKLGFGSKVRKIYAEVINGKKNFDEAVAELLNIFLGLEERIARELMLQIPIMNGAQEMIKSLKNSGVIVGVISTGASQYFLDILKEMFELDFCVGTNVLIKDGRFAGIRSPIIDMENKGRVLSEIASSYGIPLFQCAAVGDDASNISLFKIVGYSILFDSKCLERELNKIKMNFINKIRLKVKLNLQKRYIKNYVDVVINSRNLLDILNVLGI; encoded by the coding sequence ATGTCAAGAAAAAGCGCGACCAAACTCGTTGTATTGGACTGCGATGGTGTTTTGGTTGACGGGTACGTCTCCATCTTCATAGCCGATAAACTTGGATTTGGATCAAAAGTCAGGAAGATCTACGCAGAGGTAATAAACGGCAAAAAGAATTTCGACGAAGCTGTGGCTGAGTTATTAAATATATTTCTTGGACTTGAGGAGCGTATAGCGAGAGAACTTATGCTACAAATTCCTATAATGAACGGAGCGCAGGAGATGATTAAGTCATTAAAGAATTCTGGAGTAATCGTGGGTGTAATAAGTACTGGTGCATCTCAGTACTTTTTAGACATACTGAAGGAGATGTTTGAGTTAGACTTTTGTGTTGGGACAAACGTACTAATAAAAGATGGAAGGTTTGCCGGTATAAGGTCTCCGATAATTGATATGGAAAACAAAGGCAGAGTATTATCTGAGATCGCCTCTAGTTACGGGATACCTTTGTTCCAATGTGCCGCTGTTGGGGATGACGCCTCAAACATATCGCTTTTCAAGATTGTCGGATATAGCATACTTTTTGATTCTAAATGTCTTGAACGTGAGTTGAATAAAATAAAGATGAATTTTATTAATAAAATCCGGTTGAAAGTTAAACTAAATCTTCAAAAAAGATACATCAAGAATTATGTGGATGTCGTTATTAATTCAAGAAATTTGCTAGATATTTTAAACGTCCTAGGGATTTAG
- the glmS gene encoding glutamine--fructose-6-phosphate transaminase (isomerizing), with the protein MCGITGCVSDGKNVAGILYKSLKRLEYRGYDSAGMATIFNGILYVKKDQGKIDEVNARLNFNDMPGYIGIAHTRWATHGAPSKVNAHPHTDCNNRLAIVHNGVIENFIELKKELLDLNHKFVSKTDTEVVAHLLEENLKREEFFSAFVDTIKRLSGSYAIAAIYVGEPNKILAAKQDMPLLIGVGDGCMFVASDAAAFIDETNRAIALQNGEVAVVTAKSYEIYRVKDFSKVTRGPMVLNWTLEMAEKQGFLHYTLKEIFEQPLTIKSALRLQDTYVDLLTEFLDRGEKIFLLAAGTSYHACLAASYMFSKLARLTTYPVIASEFIENYGHSIDIGTVILAVSQSGETADVLNALEFARLRAATILGITNVVGSTLTRISRAYLLQNAGPEIGVAATKTFTSQLTVLAQLALRLAKKRGKIAQYEMDEFKDRLYEVPDIVSQVLEGVKDQIRELAKKYAKEKFFIFLGRGISTATAFEGRLKVMELSYIPCIAYPAGESKHGPISIVEKDVPVIFVCPRDETRKTIIGNIEEMKARGAKIITIGNKDDEELMEISDDYVGLPDVHELLSPIVYTLPFQLLAYYLAIERGLDPDRPRNLAKSVTVL; encoded by the coding sequence ATGTGCGGTATAACGGGTTGCGTGAGTGATGGTAAGAACGTTGCCGGCATACTTTACAAGTCGCTTAAGCGCCTAGAATACAGGGGGTACGACTCGGCCGGTATGGCCACGATATTTAATGGAATTCTCTATGTAAAAAAAGACCAAGGAAAAATAGACGAAGTAAATGCACGGCTAAACTTTAATGACATGCCCGGTTATATAGGCATAGCACACACGAGGTGGGCAACGCACGGTGCCCCGTCGAAAGTTAATGCTCATCCACATACCGATTGCAACAATAGGCTGGCAATAGTGCACAACGGAGTAATAGAAAATTTTATTGAGCTTAAGAAGGAGTTGCTTGACCTTAACCATAAGTTCGTATCTAAGACTGATACGGAAGTTGTCGCTCATCTTTTAGAAGAAAATTTAAAGAGAGAGGAGTTTTTCTCGGCTTTTGTTGATACAATCAAGAGGTTGAGTGGTTCTTACGCTATTGCTGCTATATATGTTGGAGAGCCCAATAAGATTTTGGCTGCCAAACAGGACATGCCACTCTTAATAGGCGTGGGTGATGGATGTATGTTTGTTGCTTCTGATGCCGCTGCATTTATAGATGAGACTAATAGGGCAATCGCCCTACAAAATGGGGAAGTTGCTGTCGTCACCGCAAAATCTTACGAGATTTACCGTGTCAAAGATTTTTCAAAGGTCACGAGGGGGCCAATGGTGCTCAACTGGACTTTGGAGATGGCTGAAAAGCAGGGCTTCCTGCACTATACTTTAAAAGAAATATTCGAACAGCCCTTAACTATAAAGAGCGCCCTTAGACTACAAGACACGTACGTTGATCTATTGACAGAGTTCTTGGATAGGGGTGAAAAAATTTTCCTTTTAGCAGCCGGGACGTCGTATCATGCCTGCCTTGCCGCGTCTTATATGTTCTCAAAGTTAGCTAGACTCACGACGTATCCGGTCATAGCGTCGGAATTTATAGAAAATTATGGCCATTCTATAGATATAGGGACAGTTATCTTAGCGGTGAGTCAGTCTGGTGAGACCGCTGATGTTTTAAATGCTCTCGAATTTGCCAGACTGAGGGCAGCGACTATACTTGGAATAACGAACGTGGTTGGATCAACTTTGACAAGAATCTCCAGAGCTTATTTGCTACAAAATGCTGGACCGGAAATCGGTGTTGCTGCGACTAAGACGTTCACATCCCAACTTACCGTGCTTGCCCAACTTGCTCTAAGATTAGCAAAGAAGAGGGGGAAGATAGCACAGTACGAAATGGACGAGTTTAAGGATAGGTTGTACGAAGTGCCTGACATAGTATCACAAGTTCTTGAGGGGGTGAAGGATCAAATACGAGAATTAGCAAAGAAGTACGCTAAAGAGAAGTTTTTCATATTTCTCGGAAGGGGGATAAGCACAGCGACGGCATTCGAAGGAAGGTTGAAGGTTATGGAACTTTCTTACATACCATGTATAGCATACCCTGCAGGCGAGAGTAAACATGGACCTATAAGCATTGTAGAGAAGGACGTGCCCGTAATATTCGTATGTCCAAGGGATGAGACTAGGAAGACCATCATTGGAAATATCGAAGAGATGAAAGCCAGGGGCGCAAAAATAATAACTATAGGTAACAAGGATGATGAAGAATTGATGGAAATTTCAGATGATTACGTTGGATTACCAGATGTTCACGAACTATTAAGTCCGATCGTATACACGTTGCCATTCCAGCTCTTAGCGTATTACTTGGCAATTGAGAGGGGTCTGGACCCGGATAGGCCTAGGAACCTTGCAAAATCCGTTACTGTCTTATGA
- a CDS encoding MoaD/ThiS family protein — translation MKIELIGHLRSFVDKGVLELKIEGQTSLIEVLKMLPRELREVLLEDGKPKPGFLLLLNGSDVRSFEKSIETLVLDEDTLTIIPIIHGG, via the coding sequence ATGAAGATAGAACTGATAGGGCATCTTAGGTCTTTTGTCGATAAAGGTGTACTTGAGCTTAAGATAGAAGGGCAAACATCGCTTATTGAAGTGCTCAAGATGCTTCCTAGAGAATTAAGGGAAGTTCTGTTGGAAGATGGAAAACCTAAGCCGGGCTTTCTTCTACTCCTTAACGGTTCGGACGTTCGCTCATTCGAGAAAAGCATAGAGACTTTGGTTTTAGATGAAGATACGTTAACCATAATACCCATAATACACGGTGGCTAA
- a CDS encoding succinate dehydrogenase/fumarate reductase flavoprotein subunit has translation MPDKLEADVLIVGSGLAGLRAAVEAASADSNIQVVVLTKVHAMRSHSVAYAGGTAAVLYPEEGDSFDLHAFDTVKGSDYLGDQDAIELMVRIAPQEILRLEHWGMPWSRRPDGRIAQRPFGGHSFDRACFAADKTGLYAMQTLYNTTHKYDNIEIFHEWYVTSLLIEDNEFKGVTAIDMKNGELYAFEAKAGIIATGGAGRLYSFTTYGHSATADGLAMAYRAGIPLKDMEFIQFHPTGLVPQGILISEAARGEGGYLRNNKGERFMKNYAPQKMELAPRDIVSRAMMKEILEGRGFPGPNGLEYVHLDLTHLGEEVIDEKLTEIKMIAIKFGGIDPTKEPIPVRPVAHYTMGGIHTDIYGRTPIRGLFAAGEAACVSVHGANRLGCNSTMECLVYGYLTGKQAAEYAKEKGKSGLPSERVLAEERRIFDGILRGGSGEDPYMIKRELQNTMSKYAYVFRDGEGLNEALKKVRELKQRFGTGRVIDKSRSFNQNLINVLEIDMMLEVAEVVLVSAIARTESRGAHYRLDYPERDDVNWLKHTLAYKTVDGPRLEYIPVKITRWPPAERKY, from the coding sequence ATGCCTGATAAGCTGGAGGCTGACGTTTTAATCGTAGGTTCTGGTCTAGCTGGCCTTAGGGCTGCTGTAGAAGCTGCGAGTGCTGATAGCAACATTCAGGTGGTTGTACTTACAAAAGTCCATGCGATGCGCTCACACTCCGTAGCATATGCTGGTGGTACGGCCGCAGTCTTGTATCCTGAAGAAGGAGATAGTTTTGATCTACATGCATTCGACACAGTAAAGGGTTCCGATTATCTTGGAGACCAAGATGCGATCGAGTTGATGGTAAGAATTGCGCCGCAGGAGATACTCAGGCTTGAACATTGGGGGATGCCTTGGAGCAGAAGACCTGACGGCAGAATTGCCCAGAGACCATTTGGAGGGCATAGCTTCGATAGGGCATGTTTCGCTGCCGATAAAACGGGCCTTTATGCTATGCAGACTCTGTACAATACGACGCATAAATATGATAACATAGAGATTTTTCATGAATGGTACGTTACGTCCTTACTGATAGAGGATAATGAGTTCAAGGGCGTGACGGCTATAGATATGAAGAATGGCGAGTTGTATGCTTTTGAAGCTAAAGCAGGGATAATTGCAACAGGTGGTGCTGGCAGGCTCTACTCGTTCACGACATATGGACATTCAGCGACTGCTGATGGACTAGCCATGGCATATAGAGCTGGCATTCCGTTGAAAGACATGGAATTCATCCAGTTCCATCCAACTGGCCTAGTTCCACAGGGCATACTCATATCTGAGGCGGCAAGAGGCGAAGGAGGATATCTCAGGAACAACAAAGGTGAAAGGTTCATGAAGAATTACGCGCCACAAAAGATGGAGTTAGCACCAAGGGACATAGTATCCAGGGCCATGATGAAAGAAATATTGGAGGGCAGGGGTTTTCCAGGTCCAAACGGTCTCGAATACGTCCATCTCGACCTTACACACCTCGGCGAAGAGGTGATAGATGAAAAGCTCACCGAGATAAAGATGATAGCAATCAAATTTGGTGGTATAGACCCTACTAAAGAGCCGATACCTGTCAGGCCCGTAGCCCACTATACGATGGGAGGTATTCACACAGACATATACGGTAGGACACCGATTAGAGGACTTTTCGCAGCTGGTGAGGCTGCATGCGTTAGCGTGCATGGTGCGAATAGACTCGGGTGCAACTCTACGATGGAATGTCTTGTTTACGGGTACCTAACTGGCAAACAAGCTGCTGAGTACGCAAAAGAGAAAGGTAAGAGCGGCTTGCCTTCAGAACGCGTGCTAGCAGAGGAGAGGAGGATATTTGATGGCATATTAAGAGGTGGTAGCGGCGAAGATCCATATATGATCAAAAGGGAGTTGCAGAATACTATGTCAAAGTACGCTTATGTATTTAGAGACGGTGAAGGGCTAAACGAAGCGTTGAAAAAAGTTAGGGAGCTTAAACAGAGGTTCGGCACTGGGCGCGTGATAGATAAGAGTCGTAGCTTTAACCAGAACTTGATAAACGTCCTAGAGATTGATATGATGCTCGAGGTTGCAGAGGTTGTACTCGTGTCGGCCATAGCAAGAACCGAAAGCAGGGGAGCGCACTACAGGCTTGACTACCCGGAAAGAGACGACGTTAATTGGCTTAAGCATACATTAGCATATAAGACTGTGGACGGGCCTAGACTTGAATACATACCGGTCAAGATTACGAGGTGGCCTCCAGCAGAGAGGAAGTACTAG
- the cgi121 gene encoding KEOPS complex subunit Cgi121, whose amino-acid sequence MSYFTATSDLLVGVYETRVEKKNLKKLIERLHEVYELLRPSICQFFNADRVISALYVAAAVTVAIIAWKSEMNIAKRLEVEFLVRLSAQDQISKAIELVGISYETERVGVCIVSNSAENIEAAKSRLEALLGCKLIPFIDNQSAHVLSELLKIYEVPEQALEPIQADSRFKALELFLMEKVAISLVSR is encoded by the coding sequence TTGAGCTACTTTACGGCTACATCCGATTTACTTGTCGGAGTCTACGAGACGCGAGTAGAAAAGAAAAACTTGAAAAAACTTATAGAAAGATTACACGAAGTTTACGAGTTGCTGAGACCATCAATCTGTCAGTTCTTTAATGCTGATAGAGTAATATCTGCTCTTTATGTTGCTGCTGCTGTGACCGTAGCGATAATCGCATGGAAATCTGAAATGAATATCGCTAAGAGGCTTGAGGTGGAATTTCTCGTTAGGTTATCAGCTCAAGACCAAATAAGCAAAGCGATAGAACTCGTAGGCATATCTTACGAAACTGAAAGGGTTGGTGTTTGCATCGTATCAAATAGTGCAGAAAATATAGAGGCGGCGAAGTCACGGCTTGAGGCATTATTGGGTTGTAAACTAATTCCATTTATTGACAATCAGAGCGCTCACGTGCTTAGCGAATTATTGAAAATTTATGAGGTGCCTGAGCAAGCTTTAGAACCCATTCAAGCTGATAGTAGGTTTAAGGCGCTCGAGCTCTTTTTAATGGAGAAAGTTGCCATTTCACTCGTATCCAGATGA
- a CDS encoding 30S ribosomal protein S17e, producing the protein MGKVRTRKVKRLAKEILELYRDRISMDFERNKQLVREVFISGVSKKLANRIAGYLTSLVKLQAKKEAELKAESATAQADVAYEKSK; encoded by the coding sequence ATGGGTAAGGTAAGAACTAGGAAGGTCAAGAGGCTTGCCAAAGAGATTTTAGAGCTTTACCGAGACAGAATAAGCATGGATTTCGAAAGGAACAAGCAGCTTGTGCGGGAGGTGTTCATAAGCGGAGTTTCCAAGAAGTTAGCAAACCGCATTGCTGGATACCTCACATCATTGGTCAAATTACAGGCAAAAAAGGAGGCTGAACTGAAGGCAGAGAGTGCTACGGCTCAGGCTGACGTTGCTTACGAAAAGTCAAAATAA
- the sdhB gene encoding succinate dehydrogenase iron-sulfur subunit: protein MSFNKEVEVRFRVFRFNPKTDFAPRWQEYKVKVDRSTTVLDALLKIKEEQDPTLTIRYSCRQAVCGSCGMMINDRQMLACFTRVLELGNNIIRVAPLKNYRIIKDLVTDFSELFHKERQVKPYIVRHDLEELLNPTGTYKQTEDELLGYIQFADCIECGMCNSACPVSATDPLYLGPMILNRAYRFISDPRDLGFEQRVEVIDSEHGCWRCHFAASCSAVCPKGVDPAKSIQLLRRTIVKSAILGISSSKKVELIPMAHVKGKLELPKGWQ, encoded by the coding sequence ATGTCATTCAATAAAGAGGTTGAAGTAAGGTTCAGAGTTTTTAGGTTCAACCCTAAGACGGACTTTGCACCAAGATGGCAGGAGTATAAGGTAAAAGTGGACAGAAGTACGACGGTTCTTGACGCTTTGCTTAAGATAAAAGAAGAACAGGACCCAACACTGACAATTAGATATTCTTGCAGACAGGCCGTCTGTGGTTCATGTGGTATGATGATTAACGACAGACAAATGCTTGCTTGCTTCACAAGAGTCCTTGAACTTGGTAACAACATCATAAGAGTCGCTCCGCTCAAGAATTACCGTATAATCAAAGACCTTGTGACGGACTTCAGTGAACTCTTCCACAAAGAAAGACAGGTAAAGCCCTATATAGTCAGGCATGACCTCGAAGAACTTTTGAACCCTACTGGTACATACAAACAAACAGAAGATGAACTTTTAGGATATATCCAGTTTGCCGACTGCATAGAGTGCGGAATGTGTAACTCTGCGTGTCCAGTATCTGCTACTGACCCGCTTTACCTTGGGCCCATGATATTAAACAGGGCGTATCGATTTATCTCCGACCCTAGAGATCTTGGCTTTGAGCAAAGGGTCGAGGTCATAGATTCCGAACATGGTTGCTGGAGGTGTCACTTCGCAGCCTCCTGCAGTGCCGTGTGCCCCAAGGGTGTTGATCCCGCCAAATCAATACAACTTCTCAGGAGAACTATCGTTAAAAGTGCGATACTGGGGATCTCTAGTTCAAAGAAGGTGGAATTAATACCCATGGCGCATGTAAAAGGCAAGCTCGAACTCCCAAAAGGTTGGCAATAA
- a CDS encoding EVE domain-containing protein yields MVNYWIFIAKDHDYEGSVVSAITIIKNRVENKFWMLNKNTPGIKKLKPGDRAVFYAASFEGKGFCGWGELATEPHPLTPGQRFYAFGKPSMFFDLAVDFKFAEFWPKLKPIEGLASALSFLKGKHNYLRCFRGSIKAITQEDFEYIISAKV; encoded by the coding sequence GTGGTAAATTACTGGATTTTCATAGCCAAGGATCATGATTACGAGGGGTCCGTTGTTTCAGCGATAACTATTATAAAAAACAGAGTTGAGAACAAGTTTTGGATGCTCAACAAGAACACACCTGGAATTAAAAAACTTAAACCGGGAGACAGGGCCGTCTTCTATGCCGCGAGCTTTGAAGGTAAAGGTTTCTGTGGTTGGGGAGAATTGGCCACGGAACCCCATCCGCTTACGCCGGGTCAGAGGTTTTATGCTTTTGGTAAACCTTCGATGTTCTTCGACCTTGCTGTGGATTTCAAGTTTGCCGAGTTCTGGCCAAAGTTAAAGCCGATAGAAGGGCTAGCCTCTGCATTAAGTTTCCTTAAAGGTAAGCATAATTATCTCAGATGCTTTAGGGGAAGCATAAAGGCCATAACCCAAGAAGATTTTGAGTATATCATTTCCGCGAAAGTGTAG
- a CDS encoding 4-vinyl reductase encodes MKKFFTGHEVFDEISDIRIGNSILVLDGGYGEASYFLERLLKSKDYIIMRHKIEEEVVGKQVTIQFSTLNDLSIKVNNIRRGNEKKILIHDYLSDLLIKFDPDLVLKLLAVWKEETQRNETVEFYILTKDAFAIIEKKLLSLLDGGIEVEVTPQKEIKQSSFTLIKCCKPEYSLKPIKFIISNDELLIEWMGEFTNRIPAITSETLKEKIRFYEENINNLKIIKGEKDYVNVLSEDFWILSQIDGVHLLMVKMLYPDIFESLLEKIATWEISGYVKLIIDKGDEPLLKNAKKLMNKKGISLKTKFALGLPSRFFYAIQRISSLPKVPAKVYVMEKRSIFEFLRHITAGSKEEHTVLFENLLKLEEKFHEFVSRKKALEDIIAQKENPLYSLEPKYIPKIIKLTIYYGYGLNVDVKFLDDRTIRMTVPECYICKDISSSLPVCTAITGAIKGVLSVTFKRPVDGREIKCKAIGDNACEFEFYFLNP; translated from the coding sequence ATGAAAAAATTCTTCACTGGACATGAAGTGTTTGATGAAATATCTGACATTCGGATCGGAAATTCAATACTGGTACTTGATGGTGGCTATGGTGAAGCGTCGTATTTTTTAGAAAGGTTACTAAAATCAAAAGATTACATTATAATGAGACACAAAATTGAAGAAGAAGTCGTAGGCAAACAAGTTACGATACAATTTTCAACACTTAACGACTTGAGTATAAAAGTAAACAACATAAGAAGAGGAAATGAGAAAAAGATACTTATACATGATTATTTATCGGATTTATTAATAAAATTTGATCCAGATCTAGTGCTTAAGCTATTGGCCGTTTGGAAAGAAGAGACTCAAAGAAATGAAACCGTCGAATTTTATATATTAACAAAGGATGCCTTCGCAATTATTGAGAAAAAACTTTTATCACTGCTGGATGGTGGGATTGAAGTAGAGGTAACACCTCAAAAAGAAATAAAACAATCGAGTTTTACTCTGATAAAGTGTTGCAAACCTGAGTACAGCCTTAAGCCGATAAAGTTCATCATAAGTAACGATGAACTTTTGATCGAATGGATGGGTGAATTTACGAACAGAATACCAGCAATCACATCTGAAACGCTTAAAGAAAAAATAAGATTTTATGAAGAAAATATAAACAATCTGAAAATCATAAAAGGGGAGAAAGATTACGTTAACGTATTGTCTGAGGATTTTTGGATCCTCTCTCAAATAGACGGTGTGCATCTTTTAATGGTGAAGATGCTCTATCCGGACATCTTCGAGTCGTTGCTAGAAAAGATAGCCACTTGGGAAATTTCAGGTTATGTTAAGCTGATTATAGACAAAGGCGACGAACCGTTGTTAAAAAATGCTAAGAAGTTAATGAATAAAAAAGGAATAAGCCTCAAGACTAAGTTTGCATTAGGACTCCCATCAAGATTTTTCTATGCGATACAACGCATATCAAGTCTACCAAAAGTTCCTGCTAAGGTTTACGTAATGGAGAAAAGAAGTATCTTCGAGTTTCTTAGACATATAACAGCAGGCAGTAAAGAAGAACACACCGTCCTTTTTGAGAACCTTTTAAAGTTGGAAGAGAAGTTCCACGAATTCGTCAGTAGGAAAAAAGCCCTAGAAGATATAATAGCTCAAAAAGAAAATCCGTTATATTCTCTTGAACCAAAATACATCCCAAAAATTATAAAACTGACGATTTATTACGGTTACGGATTAAATGTCGACGTCAAGTTTCTGGATGATAGAACGATAAGAATGACCGTTCCAGAATGCTATATATGTAAAGATATTTCGTCAAGTTTACCCGTCTGCACGGCTATAACTGGTGCGATAAAAGGTGTCCTATCTGTAACATTTAAAAGACCCGTCGACGGAAGGGAAATAAAATGCAAAGCCATCGGAGATAATGCATGCGAGTTTGAATTTTATTTTCTAAATCCCTAG
- a CDS encoding L-threonylcarbamoyladenylate synthase, which produces MRLLKVSKEAIRLASLIIKDGGLVVYPTDTVYGLGCNPLDDAAVSKVFLLKGRKDVPVPILGDSIESLEKVAEFDDVAYEFCSAFWPGALSVVLPKKLPLEKVTCGSPTVAVRVPASQTVIELARLSGGLLVGTSANISGMPPACDVSELDRRIAEGVEVVLDGGRCPHCIASTVVKIEGRTIRVLREGAVSLNAIRDRIAAAKLNVKLE; this is translated from the coding sequence ATGCGGCTGCTAAAAGTTAGCAAAGAAGCGATAAGGCTTGCCTCTCTTATAATCAAAGATGGCGGTCTTGTAGTATATCCCACCGACACGGTCTATGGTTTGGGATGCAACCCTCTTGACGATGCAGCGGTTTCTAAGGTTTTCTTGTTAAAGGGACGTAAAGACGTTCCGGTTCCGATATTGGGTGATTCTATAGAAAGCCTCGAAAAAGTAGCAGAGTTCGACGACGTCGCTTATGAATTTTGTTCTGCATTTTGGCCAGGAGCGTTGTCGGTAGTCTTACCGAAGAAGTTACCGCTCGAGAAAGTAACGTGCGGAAGCCCAACGGTTGCCGTGAGGGTTCCGGCAAGCCAAACCGTGATAGAATTGGCAAGGCTTTCAGGAGGTTTGCTCGTTGGCACTAGCGCGAACATTAGCGGAATGCCTCCAGCTTGCGATGTATCAGAGCTAGATAGACGTATAGCCGAGGGCGTTGAGGTAGTGTTAGATGGTGGAAGGTGTCCTCACTGTATAGCCTCAACTGTTGTAAAGATAGAAGGACGTACAATAAGAGTGCTAAGGGAGGGTGCCGTATCTTTAAACGCAATAAGGGATAGAATTGCTGCGGCAAAACTTAATGTAAAACTCGAATGA
- a CDS encoding AAA family ATPase, with protein MMFNELERMAAERAREAVYLDKIGAKEKAYVKYKETIDILTKLYFMTEDDAIRSVYLEKIREYQRRIQLMDTKRVVISEGDVKASDVEERTGWILKDRPRVSWEDIIGIDDAKRAIRESIVYPKIKPELFPLGWPTGILLFGPPGCGKTLIGAAVANEIDAAFFYVDAATIMSKWLGESEKNIAQLFAMARSACKKQGAAIIFIDEIDSLTSVRYIEVGGEARARNQLLKEMDSLTEKGKREYLYVIGATNKPWMLDEPFIRRFQKRIYVPLPNVNARAALFSYYTKDLKLGQSVDTWQLAIMTEGYSAADIHDICMEVQLKLAREFFEEGNTEKAEPRAIEMQDFLEVISKRKSSIILENLKRLEEWAARYAT; from the coding sequence ATGATGTTTAACGAGCTTGAAAGGATGGCAGCTGAAAGGGCTAGAGAGGCGGTTTACTTAGACAAAATAGGTGCAAAAGAAAAGGCATACGTAAAGTACAAAGAGACCATTGACATACTGACGAAACTTTACTTTATGACAGAAGACGATGCAATACGCTCAGTGTATCTTGAGAAAATTCGTGAATATCAGAGGAGGATTCAGCTTATGGATACAAAAAGAGTCGTGATTTCCGAAGGAGATGTTAAAGCATCCGACGTTGAAGAGAGGACCGGATGGATACTTAAGGATAGGCCCAGAGTTAGTTGGGAAGATATAATAGGTATAGATGATGCCAAGAGAGCAATAAGAGAAAGCATAGTATATCCAAAGATAAAGCCAGAATTATTCCCCTTAGGTTGGCCTACCGGCATACTATTGTTCGGACCTCCTGGCTGCGGCAAGACGCTTATAGGCGCGGCTGTTGCTAACGAAATAGACGCTGCATTCTTCTATGTGGATGCTGCAACTATCATGTCAAAATGGTTAGGAGAGTCTGAGAAAAATATAGCACAACTTTTCGCAATGGCTAGGAGCGCGTGTAAAAAACAAGGCGCAGCAATAATCTTTATTGATGAAATAGACTCGTTGACATCGGTTAGATATATCGAGGTAGGTGGTGAGGCTAGGGCGAGGAATCAACTACTAAAAGAGATGGACAGTCTAACGGAAAAAGGAAAGAGGGAATATCTGTATGTTATAGGAGCAACAAATAAGCCCTGGATGCTTGACGAACCTTTCATAAGACGTTTTCAGAAACGAATCTACGTTCCCTTACCAAACGTTAATGCAAGGGCCGCCTTGTTTTCTTATTATACTAAAGACCTTAAGCTTGGCCAATCCGTTGATACATGGCAACTTGCAATCATGACGGAAGGATATTCGGCGGCTGATATTCACGATATCTGCATGGAAGTTCAACTAAAGCTCGCTAGAGAATTTTTTGAAGAAGGTAACACTGAAAAAGCAGAACCAAGAGCGATAGAGATGCAAGACTTCTTGGAGGTTATTAGCAAAAGGAAGTCGTCAATAATTCTAGAAAATCTTAAAAGATTAGAAGAGTGGGCGGCCAGGTATGCAACTTAA